In Acetonema longum DSM 6540, a single window of DNA contains:
- a CDS encoding NADPH-dependent FMN reductase, translating to MANVKIAVIVGSLRKDSFSRKVAKALMSLAPAGLTLEEVDIGQLAMFNQDFDDEGITPAPWTTFRETMKQYTGVLFVTPEYNRSVPPVLKNALDVGSRPYGQSIWNGKPGAVVSVSPGGLSAFGANHHLRQSLVFLNVLTMQQPE from the coding sequence GCAAACGTAAAAATCGCCGTTATTGTAGGAAGTCTCAGAAAGGATTCTTTTAGCCGAAAGGTGGCTAAAGCCTTGATGTCTCTGGCGCCGGCAGGCCTGACACTGGAAGAGGTTGATATCGGGCAACTGGCAATGTTCAATCAGGATTTTGACGATGAGGGTATTACTCCCGCGCCATGGACAACTTTTCGCGAAACCATGAAGCAGTATACCGGTGTGCTCTTTGTAACGCCGGAGTACAACCGCTCTGTGCCGCCTGTTTTAAAGAATGCTTTGGATGTGGGGTCAAGACCTTATGGTCAAAGCATTTGGAACGGCAAACCGGGTGCGGTTGTAAGTGTATCGCCCGGCGGATTGAGCGCCTTTGGTGCAAATCATCATCTGCGGCAGTCTCTGGTATTTTTGAACGTTCTTACCATGCAGCAGCCCGAA